A region from the Desulfoglaeba alkanexedens ALDC genome encodes:
- a CDS encoding CRISPR-associated primase-polymerase type A1: METALREDPVDEPFALMRRREAALERFLNLFCGREDCFARQWADRKEGTQGYVPVRRPMTTADVLDHVQGRKTYGIYLLQRDSRVRLGVVDADLASQLRGGKLTAAQREQVRREKDYLLTRLPEMAQERGLPCLTEFSGGKGFHFWFFFQAPLEAAPVREALRNLVKRVAPDLSTFNLEVFPKQDRLAGKGLGNLVKLPLGIHRATGKPSFFLHVADRSPWVQMEALAKVPAIRKEAVERAAGGSDPAQVVVHPRHAEWAKAFPELAVLSERCAALGQILAGCRQSRTLSVREEKVLLGTVGFLPRARTLLHHVFRELPDYNPHLLDYKLSRLRGTPLGCKRIHSLLDMAGDLCTFSKPSPYPHPLLHWPEWSDEAAGPKSEKVSNLRDAIEVLRDAMETVTRFLPPP; this comes from the coding sequence GTGGAAACGGCCCTTCGGGAAGACCCGGTGGATGAACCCTTCGCCCTCATGCGCCGGCGCGAAGCGGCCCTGGAACGTTTCCTCAACCTCTTTTGCGGCCGGGAAGACTGCTTCGCGCGCCAGTGGGCCGACCGCAAGGAAGGCACCCAGGGCTATGTGCCCGTGCGCCGCCCCATGACCACGGCCGACGTACTGGATCATGTCCAAGGCCGCAAAACCTACGGCATTTACCTGCTCCAACGGGACAGTCGCGTTAGGCTCGGAGTCGTGGACGCCGACCTCGCCTCTCAACTTCGAGGCGGGAAACTTACGGCGGCACAGCGCGAGCAGGTTCGGCGCGAAAAGGATTATCTCCTGACGCGGCTTCCCGAGATGGCTCAGGAACGGGGGCTCCCGTGCCTTACGGAATTCAGCGGCGGGAAAGGCTTTCATTTTTGGTTTTTCTTCCAGGCGCCGCTGGAAGCCGCGCCCGTTCGGGAAGCGCTTCGAAATCTCGTCAAGCGCGTAGCGCCGGATCTTTCCACCTTCAACCTGGAGGTATTCCCCAAGCAAGACCGGCTGGCGGGAAAGGGCTTGGGAAACCTCGTGAAACTGCCGCTGGGCATCCACCGGGCGACCGGGAAGCCGTCCTTTTTCCTTCACGTTGCGGATCGATCGCCGTGGGTGCAGATGGAAGCGCTGGCCAAGGTACCGGCGATCCGGAAGGAAGCGGTGGAACGCGCGGCGGGCGGGTCCGATCCGGCGCAGGTGGTGGTGCATCCGCGGCACGCCGAATGGGCGAAGGCCTTTCCGGAGCTTGCCGTCCTTTCGGAGCGCTGCGCCGCGCTCGGGCAAATCCTTGCCGGCTGCCGGCAATCCCGGACGCTTTCGGTCCGTGAAGAAAAGGTGCTCTTGGGAACGGTCGGTTTTCTTCCGCGGGCCAGGACGCTCCTTCACCACGTGTTCCGGGAACTTCCCGACTACAACCCTCACCTGCTCGACTACAAGCTGTCGCGGCTTCGAGGAACACCGCTCGGGTGCAAGCGCATCCACAGCCTGCTCGACATGGCCGGGGACCTGTGCACCTTTTCGAAACCGTCCCCCTACCCTCACCCGCTCCTCCACTGGCCCGAATGGAGCGACGAGGCTGCCGGGCCGAAGAGCGAAAAGGTGTCGAACCTCCGAGACGCCATCGAGGTGCTGCGCGACGCCATGGAAACCGTGACCCGTTTTCTACCGCCGCCGTGA